CCAGGCGGGCGGATGCCCGGTGCAATCCATGGTGAAGATGAGGCGGGTGGGTTCATTCACTTCCACAAACCGGCCGCTCAGAGCATAGTCCTCACCCTCTGGGCTGCGCATGCCGATGCGGTATTCACCGCCACTGCGTGCATCCAGGTCGCAAACCGGATTGGTGAAGCTGTGCGGCCCCCACCATTGCGCCAGCATGGCAGCATTCGTCCAGGCTTGGAAGACTTGTGCAGGTGGGGCATGGAATGAGCAACTGAACACCCATTCGTCGGCACCCGGCCTGGCGGCGAGGTTTGACTCCAGACGGTCGAAGTTTTCCTCGTTCGCGCGGATGATGAAGGGGCGCAATTTTTCGGCCTCCTCCTCTGTTGGAAAACGCATCCTCCAGGTGAGTTGGGAACCGCCTTCGGCCTCTTTAAAATCCATGACCATTTCAAAATGGTGGATGGGTTCCAGATGGCGGAAGACGATGCGAGACGGTGGCACGACCTCCGTGAACTCATTGATGTTGGCGTAATCCTTCCCGTCCGGGCCATGCATGATGAACCTCCACTGGCCTCCCACCCGCAGGTCAAAGTCCTCAAAGGTATTGGTGAACCCCTCCGGCCCCCACCAGTGAACAAGCTGATCTGCCTGACTGAAGGCGGCGAACAGCCTCTCCCGCGAGACGGCAAAGAACCGGGTACTGCGGATTTCAGCCTGCGGAGTGGTGGATGGAAGGATGGGAGGGGCGGAGGTCATAGGTCAACAGCCGTCTTCATAACCTTTTAGGCAGTCGGAGATTCCTCGATGGTGGTTACCATCCAGCCGATGCCGAATTTGTCCTTCACCATGCCGAAGCAGGGAGACCAGAAGGTCTTGCCAATGGGCATGGTGACCTGGCCTTCGGCAGCGAGGGCGTCAAAGGTGCTGCGGGCTTCCTCTTCGGTCTGGAGGCTGAGGGAGAGGGTGAAACCGCTGAAGGATTCGGGTTCGCCGCAACCGTCGGAGGCCATGATCATGCTGCTGCCGATGTGGAAGGAGGAGTGCATGATCTTCTTTTCAAACCCGGGGGCCAGCATGTCTGCGGGCGGCGGGTCCGGGGCCTCATCAAAGCGCATCACCATGCCGATCTCTGCGCCGAGGGTGGTGCGGTAGTATTCAAGGGCTTCTTCGCAGCGGCCGCTGAAAAAGAGGTAAGGCTCAACGATGGAGGTTTTCATGATTTTAGATTTCTGTGTTGTTATTGGTTAGGCTGACAAGGGACAGTTGAGTTCGGTGCGGTAGGCGGCGGGATCCTGGGTGTTGTGCGGGCCATCCACGTAACGTTCCCAGAAGCTTCCAGCCAGAGGGAGGCCTTCTTTGCCCAGCACTTCCATGAACTGGCCCCAGGCCTGACCGAGACCTTCATAGGGTCCGGTATAAAAGGTGCGCACGACTTTGGCCGCAGGCAGTTCACCTGCATACACCCGGCCTTCAGGCTGGACTGGTGCGGAAACGGGCACGCCGACTTCGAAGTCGAAGGTGTCCGGGGACATGATGAAATGATGGGAGAATACCGGGCCGGCTGGGCCAATGCCCTGGGCGGAGGCAATGCCGATGACCTCCTGCATGGCGGGCCCCATGACTTCCTGAATCTGCTCACGCGGAATGGTGAAGCGGATGACGGCAGCGGGCTGGGCCTCGGTTTGAACGATGGAGATGGGATCAATCATGGTGGGTGGCAGTAATGGATGCTAAAAGAGCGCTTAATGGTCCAAACGACGTTGGATGAAAAAGCAGATACTGAGAACGAGGACCGCGAGGCAGAAGAGGATGGCCCCTGTGCGGAGGGCCGCAGCGGTGGTGAAGCTGAGGCCTATGCCGGTTCCGAGCGCCACATAGGCGGCCACGCAAGCGGGGCACTTGGGCATCAGGAGCAGCAACAGGCCGGAGAGCAGCCCGGCACAACAGGGCAGCAGGGACTTGCCACGGCACTGGCAGGCGGATTTCATGAAGCGCAACAGTCGGAGGGTTTCTCAGCGGCGGCGGACTGGCAGCATGCCCCCTTCCCTGCCGTTTCATAACGATCGTGATGCCGCCAC
This portion of the Prosthecobacter sp. SYSU 5D2 genome encodes:
- a CDS encoding VOC family protein; the encoded protein is MKTSIVEPYLFFSGRCEEALEYYRTTLGAEIGMVMRFDEAPDPPPADMLAPGFEKKIMHSSFHIGSSMIMASDGCGEPESFSGFTLSLSLQTEEEARSTFDALAAEGQVTMPIGKTFWSPCFGMVKDKFGIGWMVTTIEESPTA
- a CDS encoding SRPBCC domain-containing protein, with translation MTSAPPILPSTTPQAEIRSTRFFAVSRERLFAAFSQADQLVHWWGPEGFTNTFEDFDLRVGGQWRFIMHGPDGKDYANINEFTEVVPPSRIVFRHLEPIHHFEMVMDFKEAEGGSQLTWRMRFPTEEEAEKLRPFIIRANEENFDRLESNLAARPGADEWVFSCSFHAPPAQVFQAWTNAAMLAQWWGPHSFTNPVCDLDARSGGEYRIGMRSPEGEDYALSGRFVEVNEPTRLIFTMDCTGHPPAWHDLVKPGRTPEETNPAGIMWATVTFHDQGQRTALAIRIRFETSAIRDSFVHMGIERGWTESLESLAALLSPKQEE
- a CDS encoding GyrI-like domain-containing protein; this translates as MIDPISIVQTEAQPAAVIRFTIPREQIQEVMGPAMQEVIGIASAQGIGPAGPVFSHHFIMSPDTFDFEVGVPVSAPVQPEGRVYAGELPAAKVVRTFYTGPYEGLGQAWGQFMEVLGKEGLPLAGSFWERYVDGPHNTQDPAAYRTELNCPLSA